A window from Macaca nemestrina isolate mMacNem1 chromosome 8, mMacNem.hap1, whole genome shotgun sequence encodes these proteins:
- the LOC105491885 gene encoding cTAGE family member 2-like yields the protein MIWGCFSLKRKALPRTPLPLLCACEENQMIQEPAGEMKSLPTQRASLQSENSQLESESPEVQLKLQRLPAPLEEHVMQPCRTSIEEGALHFETEKKRPKRVETSATLIRSAAHAGRPTETRKELKEPPPSEQADHFLSEESSSRMCGPLSTRKNHNRPQKENSRTTARLGSTRVEISDFSKCHLFFDYSTSSQTGAEARTGGGPLDHQVPRGRGEGQINPQTSTATANIHRRDLSLKAF from the exons GTGTGAAGAAAATCAAATGATCCAAGAGCCTGCAGGTGAAATGAAAAGTCTCCCAACCCAGCGAGCATCTTTGCAGTCTGAAAATTCACAGCTTGAAAGTGAGAGTCCAGAGGTTCAGCTGAAACTTCAAAGGCTGCCTGCACCCCTTGAGGAACATGTAATGCAACCCTGCAGAACATCCATTGAGGAGGGAGCTCTCCActttgaaacagaaaagaaacgtCCAAAGCGTGTGGAAACCTCTGCCACGCTCATCAGAAGCGCTGCGCATGCAGGAAGACCGACAGAGACCCGGAAAGAGCTGAAGGAGCCGCCTCCTTCTGAGCAAGCCGATCACTTCCTGTCAGAGGAAAGCTCCAGCCGGATGTGTGGACCCCTGTCAACGAGGAAGAATCATAACCGgccacaaaaagaaaatagtcGCACCACAGCAAGACTTGGCTCAACCAGAGTtgaaatttcagatttttctaaGTGTCATCTTTTCTTTGACTATTCAACGAGCAGCCAGACCGGGGCAGAGGCCAGGACCGGTGGGGGTCCGCTGGACCACCAGGTCCCcaggggaagaggagaagggcAGATTAACCCCCAAACATCCACAGCGACAGCCAACATCCATCGGCGTGATCTGTCCTTAAAA GCCTTCTAG